From the Desulfosarcina sp. BuS5 genome, one window contains:
- a CDS encoding MerR family transcriptional regulator, with protein sequence MRGYAFIDFKRTDGGQRHYIVENIAVIEEIKELKIKGMSLSEIKGSHKDVKTRLPLPGIL encoded by the coding sequence TTGAGAGGATATGCTTTTATAGACTTTAAAAGAACCGACGGTGGGCAGAGGCACTACATTGTTGAGAATATTGCTGTCATTGAAGAGATTAAAGAATTGAAAATAAAAGGGATGAGTCTGTCTGAGATTAAGGGCTCGCACAAAGATGTTAAAACACGGCTTCCTTTGCCTGGCATCCTGTAG
- a CDS encoding ATP-binding protein: MKNFPIGIQTFRKLIDGNYLYVDKTEHVYKLLHQGSVYFLARPRRFGKSLLISTLNEIFEGEKELFKGLWIYKSDYKWEKHPVVRIDFSKKKAESRDDLKGFILYQLKNIAEKYGISLTRDQYDEAFDELLTKLSQINKVVILIDEYDKPIIDNIENKKLAVEIREVLKGFYNIIKACDEHIRFVFLTGVSKFSKAGVFSGLNNLEDISMDTGYSSFLGITMQEMKTFFKDHIDQFAKTENITKAVLIEKITYWYNGFCFSKGCTKVFNPFSALLLFKKFDFSNYWFESATPSFLIKLIKEKDFDITGLDGVNISESSFSSCEIENLKTIPILFQTGYLTIAGYNKERMEYTLAYPNFEVKNSMTECLGEAYSFVEKEFVHGYAWKMIDALRYHDFELFFDTLRIFFANIPYDLQINKEKYYQTIFYLVFSLIGLKVEAEIKTNKGRIDAVIIDNDIYIFEFKFNGDKDKALNQIKEKKYFEKYQGTNKKIYLFGVEFMDRNVGEWIVAKHSKTQILN, translated from the coding sequence ATGAAAAATTTTCCAATAGGAATACAAACATTTCGTAAATTAATAGATGGCAATTATCTGTATGTAGATAAGACGGAGCATGTTTATAAATTGCTTCACCAGGGGAGTGTATATTTTCTTGCCAGGCCAAGAAGATTCGGCAAAAGCCTTTTGATTTCCACTTTAAATGAAATATTTGAAGGTGAAAAAGAACTGTTTAAGGGGCTGTGGATATACAAGTCAGACTATAAGTGGGAAAAACATCCGGTAGTGAGGATAGATTTCAGTAAAAAAAAAGCAGAAAGCAGGGATGACCTGAAGGGCTTTATACTCTATCAATTAAAAAACATAGCCGAAAAATACGGAATTTCGCTTACGCGGGATCAATATGATGAAGCATTTGATGAACTTTTGACCAAATTAAGCCAGATCAATAAAGTCGTTATCCTTATTGATGAATACGACAAGCCGATCATTGACAATATAGAAAATAAAAAGCTGGCAGTTGAGATCAGGGAGGTATTAAAGGGGTTTTATAACATTATAAAAGCCTGTGATGAACATATCAGGTTTGTGTTTCTTACAGGTGTGAGCAAATTTTCAAAGGCGGGTGTTTTTAGCGGGTTAAATAATTTAGAAGACATTTCTATGGATACCGGATATTCATCATTTCTTGGAATAACCATGCAGGAAATGAAAACTTTTTTTAAAGATCATATAGATCAGTTTGCAAAGACCGAAAATATCACTAAGGCCGTGTTGATTGAAAAAATAACGTATTGGTATAATGGTTTCTGTTTTAGCAAAGGCTGTACAAAGGTTTTTAATCCATTCTCAGCGCTTCTTTTGTTTAAAAAATTTGATTTTAGCAACTACTGGTTTGAGAGTGCTACTCCAAGTTTTTTAATTAAACTAATCAAAGAAAAAGACTTTGATATAACCGGATTAGATGGAGTCAATATAAGTGAATCATCATTCAGCTCATGCGAAATAGAAAACCTGAAAACCATACCAATACTTTTTCAAACCGGTTATCTGACGATTGCAGGATATAATAAAGAAAGAATGGAATACACCCTGGCATATCCTAATTTTGAAGTAAAAAATTCAATGACAGAATGCCTGGGTGAGGCATATTCCTTTGTGGAAAAAGAATTTGTGCATGGTTATGCATGGAAAATGATTGATGCATTAAGATACCATGACTTTGAGCTGTTTTTTGACACCTTGCGCATTTTTTTTGCCAACATCCCCTACGATCTTCAAATAAACAAAGAAAAATATTACCAGACAATCTTTTACCTGGTATTTTCTCTTATAGGTCTGAAAGTAGAAGCAGAAATAAAAACAAACAAGGGCAGGATAGATGCCGTAATCATTGATAATGACATCTACATTTTTGAATTTAAATTCAATGGGGATAAGGATAAAGCTTTAAACCAGATTAAGGAAAAAAAGTATTTCGAGAAGTATCAGGGAACAAACAAAAAAATCTATCTCTTCGGTGTTGAATTTATGGACCGAAATGTTGGGGAGTGGATAGTTGCAAAACATAGCAAAACTCAAATTTTAAACTGA
- a CDS encoding AAA family ATPase, with translation MKYPYGISDFKKINTKNYFYCDRTDKIPLLENSDFQLFIRPRRFGKSLVLSMLENYYDVAKKDEFEELFGGLKIGKNPTDLRNSYFILKLDFSCVDPTGSAEDVKKALFNHINACIIEFYKVYNYKGFELPAIEIDREDALFSMKSLITSARMTPYPVYLLIDEYDNFANTVMMGVQSSEGRYKALVHEEGPLRTFFKAVKASTSGSMFDRVFITGVSPVVMSDITSGYNIAKNIYFEPEFNDLCGFKQNEIENVLKDIVDKCGFEKEKAREAASLMQTYYNGYTFSHTTDEQIYNPTLSLYFFEQFEKMCSYPRKMLDSNLAVDEAKLEYIAQIPRGRDLLMNLVQKDQDVVISDIEDRFGLKDMLTDKSRDNTFLVSFLYYFGVLTIAGDTEELKVILKVPNLVMQSLYVERVQKMFLPEPDDRDDGRDAAELVYQKGDMAPLCRFMEERYFKVFHNRDYRWANELTLKTAFLTLLYNDIIYIMDSEKEIDRRYADLTMIIRPDKRYGKVFDVLIEFKFVKLKDSGLSAEQAKKLSKDELYQVPEIVTQMEDGKKQVKEYGEKLEQRHGNLRLQKFVVVALGFERICFYRL, from the coding sequence ATGAAATATCCATACGGTATATCTGATTTTAAAAAGATTAATACTAAAAATTATTTTTACTGTGACAGAACAGATAAAATACCTCTGCTTGAAAATTCGGATTTTCAACTCTTTATTCGTCCCAGGCGTTTTGGTAAAAGCCTTGTGCTCTCCATGCTGGAAAATTACTATGATGTGGCAAAAAAAGACGAATTTGAAGAGCTCTTTGGTGGATTGAAGATCGGAAAAAATCCAACTGATCTACGTAATTCATATTTTATTTTAAAGCTCGATTTTTCATGTGTTGATCCCACCGGCAGCGCTGAAGATGTTAAAAAGGCTCTTTTTAATCATATTAATGCATGTATTATCGAATTTTATAAAGTTTATAATTATAAAGGATTTGAATTGCCTGCGATTGAGATCGATCGGGAAGATGCCCTTTTTTCAATGAAATCTCTTATTACTTCAGCCCGCATGACCCCATATCCTGTATATCTTCTAATAGATGAGTATGATAATTTTGCAAATACAGTTATGATGGGGGTTCAAAGCTCTGAAGGCAGATATAAAGCGCTTGTGCATGAAGAGGGTCCTCTTAGAACTTTTTTTAAAGCAGTAAAAGCATCAACTTCAGGTTCTATGTTTGACCGTGTGTTTATTACAGGGGTTTCACCTGTTGTTATGAGCGATATTACAAGCGGGTATAATATTGCAAAGAATATTTACTTTGAGCCGGAGTTTAATGACCTGTGCGGGTTTAAGCAGAATGAAATTGAGAATGTACTCAAAGATATTGTTGATAAATGCGGTTTTGAAAAAGAAAAAGCCCGGGAAGCTGCAAGTTTAATGCAGACTTACTATAATGGTTATACTTTTTCTCATACAACAGATGAACAAATTTATAATCCAACGCTTTCTTTGTATTTTTTTGAACAGTTTGAAAAAATGTGCAGCTATCCGAGAAAAATGCTGGATTCAAACCTTGCAGTAGATGAGGCAAAGCTTGAGTATATTGCTCAGATTCCCCGTGGAAGAGATCTTTTAATGAACCTGGTGCAAAAAGATCAAGATGTTGTAATATCAGATATTGAAGATCGTTTTGGACTTAAAGATATGCTGACGGATAAATCCAGAGATAATACATTCCTGGTCTCTTTTCTTTACTATTTCGGAGTATTGACCATTGCGGGTGATACTGAAGAACTAAAAGTAATTTTAAAAGTACCCAATCTCGTTATGCAGAGTCTATATGTGGAGCGGGTTCAAAAAATGTTTTTGCCGGAGCCTGATGACAGGGATGATGGCAGAGATGCTGCAGAACTGGTGTACCAGAAAGGAGATATGGCTCCTTTGTGTAGATTCATGGAGGAGAGATATTTCAAGGTTTTTCATAACAGGGATTACAGGTGGGCAAATGAATTGACACTAAAGACAGCATTTTTGACACTGCTTTACAACGACATTATCTATATCATGGATTCTGAAAAAGAGATTGACCGACGCTATGCTGATCTAACCATGATCATCAGGCCGGATAAAAGATACGGCAAAGTATTTGATGTTTTGATTGAGTTTAAGTTTGTAAAGCTAAAAGATTCAGGATTAAGCGCTGAACAGGCGAAAAAGCTGTCTAAAGATGAGCTGTATCAGGTACCTGAAATTGTAACGCAAATGGAAGATGGTAAAAAACAGGTAAAAGAGTATGGTGAAAAACTTGAACAAAGGCATGGTAACCTGCGGCTGCAAAAATTTGTAGTAGTGGCATTGGGATTTGAGAGGATATGCTTTTATAGACTTTAA
- a CDS encoding AAA family ATPase: protein MKYPYGISDFSSIILEKYFYCDKTDKIPLLENTKSQLFIRPRRFGKSLVLSMLENYYDVAKKDEFEAIFGDLKIGKNPTELRNSYFILRFDFSCVDPTGSAEDVKRALFNHINGCIEGFYAFYKYKGYELPQIKVNFDDALYSLKSLVSASRMTPYPVYLLIDEYDNFANTVMMGVQSSEGRYKALVHEEGPLRTFFKAVKSSTSSSMFDRVFITGVSPVVMSDITSGYNIAENIYFEPEFNDLCGFKHNEIEDVLKNIVDKCGFEKEKAREAASLMKTYYNGYTFSHTADEQIYNPTLCLYFFKQFEKRCSYPREMLDDNLAVDEAKLKYIAQIPKGSDLLMSLMEKDQQVVAEKISKRFGIEEMLTDKSRDNTFLVSFLYYFGVLTIAGDTEDMEVILKVPNLVMQSLYVERVQKMLLPEPDDRDDGKDAAKKVYQKGDMTLLCRFMEERYFKVFHNRDYRWANELTLKTAFLTLLYNDIIYIMDSEKEIDRRYADLTMIIRPDKRYGNVFDVLIEFKFVKLKNAGLSAEQAKKLSKDELYQVPEIVMQMEDGKKQVKEYGEKLEQRHGNLRLQKFVVVALGFERICFYRL from the coding sequence ATGAAATATCCATACGGTATTTCTGATTTTAGTAGTATTATTTTGGAAAAATATTTTTATTGCGATAAAACAGATAAAATACCTCTGCTTGAAAATACAAAATCCCAACTCTTTATCCGTCCCAGACGTTTTGGCAAAAGCCTTGTGCTTTCAATGCTGGAAAACTATTATGATGTGGCAAAAAAGGATGAATTTGAAGCGATCTTTGGTGATTTAAAAATCGGGAAAAACCCCACAGAATTGCGTAATTCATATTTTATTTTGAGATTTGATTTTTCGTGTGTTGATCCCACAGGAAGCGCTGAAGATGTGAAAAGGGCTCTTTTTAATCATATTAACGGTTGTATTGAAGGATTTTATGCTTTTTATAAATATAAAGGGTATGAATTACCTCAAATAAAAGTCAATTTTGATGATGCTCTATACTCTTTAAAATCTCTTGTCAGCGCTTCCCGCATGACCCCATATCCTGTATATCTTTTAATAGATGAGTATGATAATTTTGCCAATACAGTAATGATGGGGGTTCAAAGCTCTGAAGGCAGGTACAAAGCTCTTGTGCATGAAGAGGGTCCTCTTAGAACTTTTTTTAAAGCAGTAAAATCCTCAACTTCAAGTTCCATGTTTGACCGTGTTTTTATAACAGGGGTTTCACCTGTTGTTATGAGCGATATTACAAGCGGGTATAATATTGCTGAAAATATTTATTTTGAACCTGAGTTTAATGATCTGTGCGGGTTTAAGCATAATGAAATTGAGGATGTACTCAAAAATATTGTTGATAAATGCGGTTTTGAAAAAGAAAAAGCCCGGGAAGCTGCAAGTTTAATGAAGACTTATTATAATGGTTATACCTTTTCCCATACAGCAGATGAACAAATTTATAACCCAACTCTTTGTTTATATTTTTTTAAACAGTTTGAAAAAAGATGCAGTTATCCAAGAGAGATGTTAGATGACAATCTTGCAGTAGATGAAGCAAAGCTTAAATATATTGCTCAAATTCCAAAAGGAAGTGATCTTTTAATGAGCCTGATGGAAAAAGATCAGCAGGTTGTAGCAGAAAAAATCAGTAAACGATTCGGTATAGAAGAGATGCTGACGGATAAATCCAGAGATAATACATTCCTGGTTTCTTTTCTTTATTATTTCGGAGTACTCACCATTGCAGGTGATACTGAAGATATGGAAGTTATTTTAAAAGTTCCCAATCTCGTTATGCAAAGTCTATATGTGGAGCGGGTTCAAAAAATGCTTTTGCCGGAGCCTGATGACAGGGATGATGGTAAAGATGCTGCAAAAAAAGTATATCAAAAAGGGGATATGACTCTTTTGTGCAGGTTTATGGAAGAGAGATATTTCAAGGTTTTTCATAACAGGGATTACAGATGGGCAAATGAGCTGACACTAAAAACAGCATTCCTGACACTGCTTTACAACGATATTATCTATATCATGGATTCTGAAAAAGAGATTGACCGCAGATATGCAGATCTGACCATGATCATCAGGCCGGATAAAAGATATGGCAACGTATTTGATGTTTTGATTGAGTTTAAGTTTGTAAAGCTTAAAAATGCAGGATTAAGCGCTGAACAGGCGAAAAAGCTGTCTAAAGATGAGCTGTATCAGGTACCTGAAATTGTAATGCAAATGGAAGATGGTAAAAAACAGGTAAAAGAGTATGGTGAAAAACTTGAACAAAGGCATGGTAACCTGCGGCTGCAAAAATTTGTAGTAGTGGCATTGGGATTTGAGAGGATATGCTTTTATAGACTTTAA